The genomic stretch CCAAACCAGGAAAAAACAGATCCAGACCAAACTTAAGTATGTGGAGCCAGGTGTAAGTACAGGGATCCCAGCACACACAAGGAATGCCCAGATCAACTGAATGTATGTATTAAGTCAAACACAACTTACAAGTTTGTGAGGACTACCGGTTTCTTCCTCAGTTTTGCTCATCACATGACCAGCAACAGGTTTACACTTTCAAAGATAGTTGGGATGGGatttgttaggtctctgtaaataatattattaagagtacagtctagacctgctctataggaaaagtgcaatgagataacttctgttacgaattggcgctatataaataaaatgaattgtgGCAGCTTATAGttaaatgaaatttaatataCAAATTATATACAGAAAAATAGCAATTTAAGGTCACAGCTGATTACTAATGAGATCACAAATTTAATAACAATATGAAAGTGTAAATTGTAGCCAGACATTAGAGGCAGACGACATGACAGTGTATTTCaaataatgtgtaaaacaaaatatatatacatttatactttATATGAGAAGGGAGGTGTACTAAACAGATATTGTTTAAGTTTTACaagattcatttattttcagtttaatttttctttttcgtttgattttaaatgtagtggattgtttttctgcacatgtacacattgcaacatttattcatttattgcaACTATTATGCAAGTATCAACAACAGCAGTAATTTGCAATTTGCTTAAAAGTTCTTAAAAGTTTGAGACATTATATTCAAGTATGTGTCAGATGGAACTGGGGTTATGGCAGTGTTGTGGGGTAGCAGAGGTGGTATTGCTTGTGGATTAGGTTGGTTATGGCAGTGCTGATGGTGTTTGGTATTCAGTCAGTGACATTAGGTGTTGGaagaaaatcatgtttttagaAATGTCAGATCTGGTAAAATATCATTGGATAAGCTGTAGACACTAGTGTCAGTGACTTACTTCTTCCATGACTATCAACACGTCTGCTACTGTACTTGTTTCAAATTTGTTGTCAAgcgtttctctcttctcctgtctCCTTCAGATCGTTTTAGACAGCTCGAGGTTCTCCAGCAGGTAACTACAGCGTTCTCCTCCTTGGTGGggtcttcttcctcctcctcctcccctctcagAGCACCACAGGGGAAAGACCTGCCTCCTGAGGCCCGGGAGAAGAGGAGGCGCATGGGCATGCTGTTCAGACGAGCATCAAAGAAGTCACTCAGCCAAATCCACAACCATAAAACCCAGGACCTAACCACACTTGCTGAGACCTCTCTTCCCTGTGCTACACCAGAGTCACTGCAACTTCCACCCAGCATTGGAGACAAGAAAGTACccttaaaaaaagtcaaacctGGACTGGAGACTGTGTGTCTGAGTCCTCTGGCAGAGGAGCAAGGAGCTGATCCATACCCTCAGGCCCAGCCTCATGTGGCTTCTTTGATTGCCCATGAAGGAGCACTCAAACCCTGGCCCCTGAGGGAAGGTCTCCCCCTGGCAGTCAGCACTTTTttgcagaggaagaagagccCAGGGCAGGCCAGGGAATCATTTGAAATGGAAGAGGCAAGACGAACTGCAACTGTAACAGTTCAAATGCAACACTAACACTATTATAGCAGGGTGGTTAGTCTGCAagatatgtatatttgtgtttccAGTTATTTGCACTTACATTTTGGAGGAAACATATACTGGCCAccattaatttttttaacaatgatgTATTTCGCTTCAACCTAGatgcaaaatgttcatatttgcAAAACATTCTCAATCAATGTTTGCTTTACCTTGCATATCCACTCCTggcaataaaaacagttttaaacatGTTAGCTGCACATGAATGCAGTTACTATGGGACAGGGTTGACATGAGCGGGGAAGAATATGAGAAACACCTCttaatataatgcaatccaatccAAAGCCACTAACGACAACCCCCAAATGATTAAAGTGTTGAATGAATCAACACATTTCTGTAtcaccaaaaactgaacattagacACGATTTGTTGCAGAGcttttttaattgtattgcaTTAGATTATAAAAAGCAATATCATATTAAAGTCATATTATTACCCACTTCCCTGCAAAGtttattaatgttgttttatttcatgtctcaTTCCAGATCCACAGTTTTGATGAATGTAGTGTCACAGGGAGCTACACGGGAGGAGCAGAACATTTAGGTGGGTCAAGcatataattatttaataaagttttcacattttcactctctcactcactctctatCATCACTTTAAAGTACAAGCAAAAATTTTCATCACAAAACTGTATATCTGAGACATGAATTAAACTTTTACAACATAAGAAAACTTATTTGGCTTTGGAGAGTTTTAGATAATCAATTCATGGGAGCATGAATATGCAAATCATTTGCATGCAGCTTCAACATCATGGGACAATCTACTTTGATGCTTTGATGCAGAAATGCAAAGTCATTATAGGCTTTGGTCATTTTCACATGGGAATCATTGCTAGTTATACTGCATGTCACATGTTTCCTGTCAGGGCAAGATGTCAGGGAGGTGAGTTTCACCAGTCATACATTTTCTATGATGTCAGTCTTAATGATATCAGGATTTTTGCCGTATTAATGTGTGAGTGAAGAAGCTCTTGTTGGTTTTCctgccttttctctccctccccctcagGTGCAGGGactacagtataatgtacattacAAAGTAGGAGCACTAATACAAATAACAAATTCAGTATGAAAGTGCCTGCAATGGAACCATATTGACTTGATCTTCAagaacagtcagtcagacatttTGCGAAGTACtcccagagttagatgaggcCAGCAGTTTTcacctgtttctagtctttgtgctaagctaagataaacACACCCTGGAATCTATCTATATATGTACTGGCCACACAGACATTAAACTGATACCCTCTCATGTGCATCTTGGAAAGAAGGAATACAACCATATTTCCCTAATGCCTTTTGGGCTGGACACACTGGGTGTTAGGATTATAATGCACTgtccctccttccctctgttttcccttcccttccttgtgtgtgtgagcagtacAGGGTGTAATACGGACCAACAGCTgccagtcagacagcagtggtTTTCTAGAGGAGCCCTTCAtaccctccctctctcagcaGGCGTCACCAGGACCTGATCTCATCAAGGTCTCCTCACTTACTAATGCATACTTACTCTTCTCACAagcccccaactttatggaagcgCAATGCTAAATCACTGTACCCCTTTAAATAACTCACACTGATTAGATGACAGAATGTGCTATGTCACTAAAATGTGATGtatagtatgtacagtatatatagaaCAATTCATGTGTCTGGCTGTTTGACTGTCTGTATTGTCTGTTTGGTTGCAGGCTCTGTCAGGCCTGTCAGGAAGGAGCAATGACAGCCAGATCATTGAGAGGCCAGGCTCcccctctccttcttcctctcatACCTCCCcatctctcctgctctcctcatCTTTGACCTCTTCTGATGTTGACAAATCTGTCCTCTCCGCACCCTGTCCTACACCAGAGCATTCATTAGTCTTTGGCCCTTCCCCATCTCCTGTCTTGTTGTGTCTCCCAAAATCTAACCTGCAAAATTCAGGGACAGAGACTCCAGCAGATCAGGATCGGTCTCTACCTGCTTCATTGCCTGCATTGGTATGTGAGTACCTTCCTCCTTGCTCTTCCTCACCCGAGTTACAGAAAGTAACTCACTACCAATCTCCAACTCTCCCATCTCCTGCCTTCTTTATCCCTCTCTCCCCTACATCTCCCCACATGCAACCTGCCTCATTGATTAGAGGGTCAGAGGAGATTAAAACTGAGGACAAGGATGCTCCATACCCCcacctctcttttctttctcatgaCTCTGAAGAGACAACATGCTCTACCTTTTCAAGTGTCCCTCCTCCTGCCTcatctccttcttcctctccaaATTTGGATTGTCCATTTTCTGCCTCAATTGCTTTGTCTTCTACAGagtctgacttttcctctgggaGTCCAGGGAACAATGAATACTCCCACTCTGCTTCTGGTGGCTTATCATCTCTGCCTCCCTACTCCCCCTATTTATGTCCCACTGCCCCTCTTGATTTTCATCGTCCATCCTCTTTAGCATCTAAAGACTACCCATTAACTGAGTCTCTCTCACAGAGtccagaaaacaataaaagagaTTCCCTTTTCCCAGACTCAGGTGAAATAGGCCTGTCTGATCCACCTACTGATACccaaaagaaagaggaagaaacaccctcctctctctcctttcagtCGGACAAGGACAATCCCTTAGCTCCACTCTCTTTCATGCCGGACTCCTCTAAGTTTGAAAAGGGTTGTCCCACACTGCCCTGCCTTTCTCTTAAGACTTCCATtccagtttgtcagtctgtctTGTCATCACAACCACATGATCCAGATGGTTTTATAGATCCAGCTGTTGGAAGAATTTCAGACCTGACAGAGCAGTCCATCTGCCAACAGGACAGACCAAGTTCTCATGATGATAACACAGCCCCTGCTCCAGCCTCTCCTATCCAAGATGTTATTCATGTTAAGATAAATCACCTCTCTTTGGACTTAGAGGATACCCGTCAGAGGACTGGAAAGGGAGAGTTAGAAGGTGAGAGACATACTGACACTGTGCAGACTCGAGAGGATGTTGTTTACATCTCAGATACAGAGAGTTCTGCCGGTCTGTCAGAAGGTTCTAGATTAGTCTCTAAGGAAGTATGTAACCAAACAGAAATAGATCTACATGTCCCCTCTTGTAGTTTGCACAATGAGCTTTCACCTGAAACCAAACAAGAAGAGTTAAGAAAAGTCTGTCAAATGGAAATTAATGGCACAGAAAGTGAATCACCCAGAAGTTCTTTAGTTTTACATGATGAAGTTCCAAAGTATCTAATCGAGATTGAGAGCTTGGATATGGTATTTCAAACCTCAGTGGATTGCTCAGAAGATGAAAATGGAGATGTGGATGCCTTTTTTCAGCAGCTTGATACTGAAGGGCAAGTCTATTGGGCAGAACCCATCCAGGTTTCCAATCCAACCCCTGTGCTCGAAGAGTCAGGCAGCTTTGAAGCCTCAGACGGATCTCCTGGGAATTCTCTGTTGCCTAGACGCCAAGCtgattcattttcatccacaggCAGAGCTATGCCTTTATCTTTGCCATCCTCAACAACAATGGACACTGACCAGACCTCAAGAAATGCAACTGCCTCCTCAGATACACCCTCCTCCTCGACTCTAGCTCCAttctcatcctcatcctcaacCCCAGACCTCAAGCCATCAAGCCGCTCTGTTTCTGTTCAGATGTCTTCATCTCTATCTTCTCATATTGTCCACAGAAAGGATGTTCCCTACATGACTGACTCAAAACGCACCCTTCTCCCTAGTGTTCTCCCTTTGGATACCTCCACCCCTTTCCGTGCTGTCCAGTCATGGACAGACCTGCAGATTCAACGAAACACTCTCACCAATAAGTTATCACATGGGGCTGTTCATACTGTCCCAAACGAAGTGACTGTATCCACGAGTGCCTCAGAAACGACACAAAGACCTACACTGATCTTCTCTTCGTCTCCATCTTTCCCTCGGCTGTCCAATGACTGGCAGTCACATGACTGTCTCCCTGGGATGGCAAAAAATGACTGTACTGTGTCAGTCTCTGTGGATAAAGGGCTGGTGcctgatgaggaggaagaggtggacaGGAATGGAAATGAAGATGAGGAGAAGCTTTGGGAGGGTGATCATACAGCCACCATGGCATGCTGCTGCTCTTGTGACCATCATTGTACCTGCTGTACTCAGAAGAGTTACAACAAGCAACACACTCTGGGAAACATCCATGTGAGTAATACCACACTCTCCATAGTGTG from Siniperca chuatsi isolate FFG_IHB_CAS linkage group LG19, ASM2008510v1, whole genome shotgun sequence encodes the following:
- the itprid1 gene encoding serine-rich adhesin for platelets isoform X1 produces the protein MASEGAVAKRANLVASRVHWSHMESITAQDQEAHATGSSSKDSVRKWLTTAVIEEDAKHEPLREATEPLKWNPSSDDDLALGVEASLYGNQGVRTVQEFLRWSRSSPALSRLNSFSSATSGHSGPLSVMDILNLWNDDPEEVLLDLGFGCDEPDLSGRIPARFINHQSQARGINLQVFLEAQKNRLDLENPDVSNRFRQLEVLQQVTTAFSSLVGSSSSSSSPLRAPQGKDLPPEAREKRRRMGMLFRRASKKSLSQIHNHKTQDLTTLAETSLPCATPESLQLPPSIGDKKVPLKKVKPGLETVCLSPLAEEQGADPYPQAQPHVASLIAHEGALKPWPLREGLPLAVSTFLQRKKSPGQARESFEMEEIHSFDECSVTGSYTGGAEHLVQGVIRTNSCQSDSSGFLEEPFIPSLSQQASPGPDLIKALSGLSGRSNDSQIIERPGSPSPSSSHTSPSLLLSSSLTSSDVDKSVLSAPCPTPEHSLVFGPSPSPVLLCLPKSNLQNSGTETPADQDRSLPASLPALVCEYLPPCSSSPELQKVTHYQSPTLPSPAFFIPLSPTSPHMQPASLIRGSEEIKTEDKDAPYPHLSFLSHDSEETTCSTFSSVPPPASSPSSSPNLDCPFSASIALSSTESDFSSGSPGNNEYSHSASGGLSSLPPYSPYLCPTAPLDFHRPSSLASKDYPLTESLSQSPENNKRDSLFPDSGEIGLSDPPTDTQKKEEETPSSLSFQSDKDNPLAPLSFMPDSSKFEKGCPTLPCLSLKTSIPVCQSVLSSQPHDPDGFIDPAVGRISDLTEQSICQQDRPSSHDDNTAPAPASPIQDVIHVKINHLSLDLEDTRQRTGKGELEGERHTDTVQTREDVVYISDTESSAGLSEGSRLVSKEVCNQTEIDLHVPSCSLHNELSPETKQEELRKVCQMEINGTESESPRSSLVLHDEVPKYLIEIESLDMVFQTSVDCSEDENGDVDAFFQQLDTEGQVYWAEPIQVSNPTPVLEESGSFEASDGSPGNSLLPRRQADSFSSTGRAMPLSLPSSTTMDTDQTSRNATASSDTPSSSTLAPFSSSSSTPDLKPSSRSVSVQMSSSLSSHIVHRKDVPYMTDSKRTLLPSVLPLDTSTPFRAVQSWTDLQIQRNTLTNKLSHGAVHTVPNEVTVSTSASETTQRPTLIFSSSPSFPRLSNDWQSHDCLPGMAKNDCTVSVSVDKGLVPDEEEEVDRNGNEDEEKLWEGDHTATMACCCSCDHHCTCCTQKSYNKQHTLGNIHYSLDELEEMMLCLQKFRSVLSNMEEQLSEDQAAVYSYLSDQDREKVRDIEELRRTVKQEAGELEMQLNELAHHYDDSLKMKMHRLLDEQSLLCSQLRVFIPGTVPTSLSPAPSRTVATQCCLLPWIPPADVQSGQVSSWSTVNVDSPRQSPPVSEGICEGLGCTPTKADKLDIVGFLQRLKESASFCEHRLTGIKRCHGRCMRLHLTDENLKFPKVFHSHSLKDMP
- the itprid1 gene encoding protein ITPRID1 isoform X7, with the protein product MASEGAVAKRANLVASRVHWSHMESITAQDQEAHATGSSSKDSVRKWLTTAVIEEDAKHEPLREATEPLKWNPSSDDDLALGVEASLYGNQGVRTVQEFLRWSRSSPALSRLNSFSSATSGHSGPLSVMDILNLWNDDPEEVLLDLGFGCDEPDLSGRIPARFINHQSQARGINLQVFLEAQKNRLDLENPDVSNRFRQLEVLQQVTTAFSSLVGSSSSSSSPLRAPQGKDLPPEAREKRRRMGMLFRRASKKSLSQIHNHKTQDLTTLAETSLPCATPESLQLPPSIGDKKVPLKKVKPGLETVCLSPLAEEQGADPYPQAQPHVASLIAHEGALKPWPLREGLPLAVSTFLQRKKSPGQARESFEMEEIHSFDECSVTGSYTGGAEHLVQGVIRTNSCQSDSSGFLEEPFIPSLSQQASPGPDLIKALSGLSGRSNDSQIIERPGSPSPSSSHTSPSLLLSSSLTSSDVDKSVLSAPCPTPEHSLVFGPSPSPVLLCLPKSNLQNSGTETPADQDRSLPASLPALVCEYLPPCSSSPELQKVTHYQSPTLPSPAFFIPLSPTSPHMQPASLIRGSEEIKTEDKDAPYPHLSFLSHDSEETTCSTFSSVPPPASSPSSSPNLDCPFSASIALSSTESDFSSGSPGNNEYSHSASGGLSSLPPYSPYLCPTAPLDFHRPSSLASKDYPLTESLSQSPENNKRDSLFPDSGEIGLSDPPTDTQKKEEETPSSLSFQSDKDNPLAPLSFMPDSSKFEKGCPTLPCLSLKTSIPVCQSVLSSQPHDPDGFIDPAVGRISDLTEQSICQQDRPSSHDDNTAPAPASPIQDVIHVKINHLSLDLEDTRQRTGKGELEGERHTDTVQTREDVVYISDTESSAGLSEGSRLVSKEVCNQTEIDLHVPSCSLHNELSPETKQEELRKVCQMEINGTESESPRSSLVLHDEVPKYLIEIESLDMVFQTSVDCSEDENGDVDAFFQQLDTEGQVYWAEPIQVSNPTPVLEESGSFEASDGSPGNSLLPRRQADSFSSTGRAMPLSLPSSTTMDTDQTSRNATASSDTPSSSTLAPFSSSSSTPDLKPSSRSVSVQMSSSLSSHIVHRKDVPYMTDSKRTLLPSVLPLDTSTPFRAVQSWTDLQIQRNTLTNKLSHGAVHTVPNEVTVSTSASETTQRPTLIFSSSPSFPRLSNDWQSHDCLPGMAKNDCTVSVSVDKGLVPDEEEEVDRNGNEDEEKLWEGDHTATMACCCSCDHHCTCCTQKSYNKQHTLGNIHCSFRSSTPQIHGYTLPRQQH
- the itprid1 gene encoding protein ITPRID1 isoform X6; this encodes MASEGAVAKRANLVASRVHWSHMESITAQDQEAHATGSSSKDSVRKWLTTAVIEEDAKHEPLREATEPLKWNPSSDDDLALGVEASLYGNQGVRTVQEFLRWSRSSPALSRLNSFSSATSGHSGPLSVMDILNLWNDDPEEVLLDLGFGCDEPDLSGRIPARFINHQSQARGINLQVFLEAQKNRLDLENPDVSNRFRQLEVLQQVTTAFSSLVGSSSSSSSPLRAPQGKDLPPEAREKRRRMGMLFRRASKKSLSQIHNHKTQDLTTLAETSLPCATPESLQLPPSIGDKKVPLKKVKPGLETVCLSPLAEEQGADPYPQAQPHVASLIAHEGALKPWPLREGLPLAVSTFLQRKKSPGQARESFEMEEIHSFDECSVTGSYTGGAEHLVQGVIRTNSCQSDSSGFLEEPFIPSLSQQASPGPDLIKALSGLSGRSNDSQIIERPGSPSPSSSHTSPSLLLSSSLTSSDVDKSVLSAPCPTPEHSLVFGPSPSPVLLCLPKSNLQNSGTETPADQDRSLPASLPALVCEYLPPCSSSPELQKVTHYQSPTLPSPAFFIPLSPTSPHMQPASLIRGSEEIKTEDKDAPYPHLSFLSHDSEETTCSTFSSVPPPASSPSSSPNLDCPFSASIALSSTESDFSSGSPGNNEYSHSASGGLSSLPPYSPYLCPTAPLDFHRPSSLASKDYPLTESLSQSPENNKRDSLFPDSGEIGLSDPPTDTQKKEEETPSSLSFQSDKDNPLAPLSFMPDSSKFEKGCPTLPCLSLKTSIPVCQSVLSSQPHDPDGFIDPAVGRISDLTEQSICQQDRPSSHDDNTAPAPASPIQDVIHVKINHLSLDLEDTRQRTGKGELEGERHTDTVQTREDVVYISDTESSAGLSEGSRLVSKEVCNQTEIDLHVPSCSLHNELSPETKQEELRKVCQMEINGTESESPRSSLVLHDEVPKYLIEIESLDMVFQTSVDCSEDENGDVDAFFQQLDTEGQVYWAEPIQVSNPTPVLEESGSFEASDGSPGNSLLPRRQADSFSSTGRAMPLSLPSSTTMDTDQTSRNATASSDTPSSSTLAPFSSSSSTPDLKPSSRSVSVQMSSSLSSHIVHRKDVPYMTDSKRTLLPSVLPLDTSTPFRAVQSWTDLQIQRNTLTNKLSHGAVHTVPNEVTVSTSASETTQRPTLIFSSSPSFPRLSNDWQSHDCLPGMAKNDCTVSVSVDKGLVPDEEEEVDRNGNEDEEKLWEGDHTATMACCCSCDHHCTCCTQKSYNKQHTLGNIHLCSSPARTWKRESSQQKQRKRQRSDCNWFQWLGQW
- the itprid1 gene encoding mucin-5AC isoform X5, producing MDILNLWNDDPEEVLLDLGFGCDEPDLSGRIPARFINHQSQARGINLQVFLEAQKNRLDLENPDVSNRFRQLEVLQQVTTAFSSLVGSSSSSSSPLRAPQGKDLPPEAREKRRRMGMLFRRASKKSLSQIHNHKTQDLTTLAETSLPCATPESLQLPPSIGDKKVPLKKVKPGLETVCLSPLAEEQGADPYPQAQPHVASLIAHEGALKPWPLREGLPLAVSTFLQRKKSPGQARESFEMEEIHSFDECSVTGSYTGGAEHLVQGVIRTNSCQSDSSGFLEEPFIPSLSQQASPGPDLIKALSGLSGRSNDSQIIERPGSPSPSSSHTSPSLLLSSSLTSSDVDKSVLSAPCPTPEHSLVFGPSPSPVLLCLPKSNLQNSGTETPADQDRSLPASLPALVCEYLPPCSSSPELQKVTHYQSPTLPSPAFFIPLSPTSPHMQPASLIRGSEEIKTEDKDAPYPHLSFLSHDSEETTCSTFSSVPPPASSPSSSPNLDCPFSASIALSSTESDFSSGSPGNNEYSHSASGGLSSLPPYSPYLCPTAPLDFHRPSSLASKDYPLTESLSQSPENNKRDSLFPDSGEIGLSDPPTDTQKKEEETPSSLSFQSDKDNPLAPLSFMPDSSKFEKGCPTLPCLSLKTSIPVCQSVLSSQPHDPDGFIDPAVGRISDLTEQSICQQDRPSSHDDNTAPAPASPIQDVIHVKINHLSLDLEDTRQRTGKGELEGERHTDTVQTREDVVYISDTESSAGLSEGSRLVSKEVCNQTEIDLHVPSCSLHNELSPETKQEELRKVCQMEINGTESESPRSSLVLHDEVPKYLIEIESLDMVFQTSVDCSEDENGDVDAFFQQLDTEGQVYWAEPIQVSNPTPVLEESGSFEASDGSPGNSLLPRRQADSFSSTGRAMPLSLPSSTTMDTDQTSRNATASSDTPSSSTLAPFSSSSSTPDLKPSSRSVSVQMSSSLSSHIVHRKDVPYMTDSKRTLLPSVLPLDTSTPFRAVQSWTDLQIQRNTLTNKLSHGAVHTVPNEVTVSTSASETTQRPTLIFSSSPSFPRLSNDWQSHDCLPGMAKNDCTVSVSVDKGLVPDEEEEVDRNGNEDEEKLWEGDHTATMACCCSCDHHCTCCTQKSYNKQHTLGNIHYSLDELEEMMLCLQKFRSVLSNMEEQLSEDQAAVYSYLSDQDREKVRDIEELRRTVKQEAGELEMQLNELAHHYDDSLKMKMHRLLDEQSLLCSQLRVFIPGTVPTSLSPAPSRTVATQCCLLPWIPPADVQSGQVSSWSTVNVDSPRQSPPVSEGICEGLGCTPTKADKLDIVGFLQRLKESASFCEHRLTGIKRCHGRCMRLHLTDENLKFPKVFHSHSLKDMP
- the itprid1 gene encoding protein ITPRID1 isoform X8; its protein translation is MASEGAVAKRANLVASRVHWSHMESITAQDQEAHATGSSSKDSVRKWLTTAVIEEDAKHEPLREATEPLKWNPSSDDDLALGVEASLYGNQGVRTVQEFLRWSRSSPALSRLNSFSSATSGHSGPLSVMDILNLWNDDPEEVLLDLGFGCDEPDLSGRIPARFINHQSQARGINLQVFLEAQKNRLDLENPDVSNRFRQLEVLQQVTTAFSSLVGSSSSSSSPLRAPQGKDLPPEAREKRRRMGMLFRRASKKSLSQIHNHKTQDLTTLAETSLPCATPESLQLPPSIGDKKVPLKKVKPGLETVCLSPLAEEQGADPYPQAQPHVASLIAHEGALKPWPLREGLPLAVSTFLQRKKSPGQARESFEMEEIHSFDECSVTGSYTGGAEHLVQGVIRTNSCQSDSSGFLEEPFIPSLSQQASPGPDLIKALSGLSGRSNDSQIIERPGSPSPSSSHTSPSLLLSSSLTSSDVDKSVLSAPCPTPEHSLVFGPSPSPVLLCLPKSNLQNSGTETPADQDRSLPASLPALVCEYLPPCSSSPELQKVTHYQSPTLPSPAFFIPLSPTSPHMQPASLIRGSEEIKTEDKDAPYPHLSFLSHDSEETTCSTFSSVPPPASSPSSSPNLDCPFSASIALSSTESDFSSGSPGNNEYSHSASGGLSSLPPYSPYLCPTAPLDFHRPSSLASKDYPLTESLSQSPENNKRDSLFPDSGEIGLSDPPTDTQKKEEETPSSLSFQSDKDNPLAPLSFMPDSSKFEKGCPTLPCLSLKTSIPVCQSVLSSQPHDPDGFIDPAVGRISDLTEQSICQQDRPSSHDDNTAPAPASPIQDVIHVKINHLSLDLEDTRQRTGKGELEGERHTDTVQTREDVVYISDTESSAGLSEGSRLVSKEVCNQTEIDLHVPSCSLHNELSPETKQEELRKVCQMEINGTESESPRSSLVLHDEVPKYLIEIESLDMVFQTSVDCSEDENGDVDAFFQQLDTEGQVYWAEPIQVSNPTPVLEESGSFEASDGSPGNSLLPRRQADSFSSTGRAMPLSLPSSTTMDTDQTSRNATASSDTPSSSTLAPFSSSSSTPDLKPSSRSVSVQMSSSLSSHIVHRKDVPYMTDSKRTLLPSVLPLDTSTPFRAVQSWTDLQIQRNTLTNKLSHGAVHTVPNEVTVSTSASETTQRPTLIFSSSPSFPRLSNDWQSHDCLPGMAKNDCTVSVSVDKGLVPDEEEEVDRNGNEDEEKLWEGDHTATMACCCSCDHHCTCCTQKSYNKQHTLGNIHKKE
- the itprid1 gene encoding mucin-5AC isoform X4 encodes the protein MWSRSSPALSRLNSFSSATSGHSGPLSVMDILNLWNDDPEEVLLDLGFGCDEPDLSGRIPARFINHQSQARGINLQVFLEAQKNRLDLENPDVSNRFRQLEVLQQVTTAFSSLVGSSSSSSSPLRAPQGKDLPPEAREKRRRMGMLFRRASKKSLSQIHNHKTQDLTTLAETSLPCATPESLQLPPSIGDKKVPLKKVKPGLETVCLSPLAEEQGADPYPQAQPHVASLIAHEGALKPWPLREGLPLAVSTFLQRKKSPGQARESFEMEEIHSFDECSVTGSYTGGAEHLVQGVIRTNSCQSDSSGFLEEPFIPSLSQQASPGPDLIKALSGLSGRSNDSQIIERPGSPSPSSSHTSPSLLLSSSLTSSDVDKSVLSAPCPTPEHSLVFGPSPSPVLLCLPKSNLQNSGTETPADQDRSLPASLPALVCEYLPPCSSSPELQKVTHYQSPTLPSPAFFIPLSPTSPHMQPASLIRGSEEIKTEDKDAPYPHLSFLSHDSEETTCSTFSSVPPPASSPSSSPNLDCPFSASIALSSTESDFSSGSPGNNEYSHSASGGLSSLPPYSPYLCPTAPLDFHRPSSLASKDYPLTESLSQSPENNKRDSLFPDSGEIGLSDPPTDTQKKEEETPSSLSFQSDKDNPLAPLSFMPDSSKFEKGCPTLPCLSLKTSIPVCQSVLSSQPHDPDGFIDPAVGRISDLTEQSICQQDRPSSHDDNTAPAPASPIQDVIHVKINHLSLDLEDTRQRTGKGELEGERHTDTVQTREDVVYISDTESSAGLSEGSRLVSKEVCNQTEIDLHVPSCSLHNELSPETKQEELRKVCQMEINGTESESPRSSLVLHDEVPKYLIEIESLDMVFQTSVDCSEDENGDVDAFFQQLDTEGQVYWAEPIQVSNPTPVLEESGSFEASDGSPGNSLLPRRQADSFSSTGRAMPLSLPSSTTMDTDQTSRNATASSDTPSSSTLAPFSSSSSTPDLKPSSRSVSVQMSSSLSSHIVHRKDVPYMTDSKRTLLPSVLPLDTSTPFRAVQSWTDLQIQRNTLTNKLSHGAVHTVPNEVTVSTSASETTQRPTLIFSSSPSFPRLSNDWQSHDCLPGMAKNDCTVSVSVDKGLVPDEEEEVDRNGNEDEEKLWEGDHTATMACCCSCDHHCTCCTQKSYNKQHTLGNIHYSLDELEEMMLCLQKFRSVLSNMEEQLSEDQAAVYSYLSDQDREKVRDIEELRRTVKQEAGELEMQLNELAHHYDDSLKMKMHRLLDEQSLLCSQLRVFIPGTVPTSLSPAPSRTVATQCCLLPWIPPADVQSGQVSSWSTVNVDSPRQSPPVSEGICEGLGCTPTKADKLDIVGFLQRLKESASFCEHRLTGIKRCHGRCMRLHLTDENLKFPKVFHSHSLKDMP